In the genome of Pangasianodon hypophthalmus isolate fPanHyp1 chromosome 15, fPanHyp1.pri, whole genome shotgun sequence, the window aataatgataactcTGCTTTACCTATATACACATGTCCATATTGTATGACCTTCAGCAAAGAAACATGCTAAGATTTGTTTATGGTTTGAGGCAACAAATCATTGGTGGTTTTGGTCTGCTAATCATGTGCATTACAAGTCACCCATGTTGTGGTTATGCTATGGTAAATTAAGAGATGTTTCTTTACTTGCCCTTTACACTTCCTTTACAAAAGGTGGATcttacatgtttattattatgctcTTAGGTGCATTAAGGACCATATTCATGTTGGTGacttaaatactgaaataatttTTAGACTTATATGGGAAAAGTAACACCAATACAGAGTTGGGTTAGTTCACATCTGTGGGAGTTGGCAGATTTTTCTTGATTAGTAACATCCAAGACGAGTTTGCCCAGTTGTACATAGACCACTACCTTTAAACACATAGCAATTGTCTTTAAGCCCCAAAAAAATCAAGATAGAAGTTGAGGACtgaagaaagtgtttttttttgctgcaaaatGTAGTACAATAAGCAAAagacaatgaaataaaacaatattttcaataaaaatgaaaaatataaatggcTAATACAATGATATATAATTGAGACAATGGTAAGCATTGAAATAAGGAGAAGGAGAAGCCTactatattgccaatatattgctgcaacAATTGTCCTTGCTGtgattatcacattaatcacttcaaatttgctttaatttaacaatatggcttccatcCTCATTATTAGGAAGCTTACAAAATAGCAcctgatccagcacatcctatttctttgcattttattttttttatcatgtcgTGTACTGACATTTGATTGTGCACACAAAAAAGTCACAAGATACTAAATAGAGGTCAGTATTGTGTGTGCCAAATGTAGGCtgttttatcatgcttttaattcactattttgagttgttgaattaattaatttattacaatGCTTTGGCTTAAACTTACTCAAGgcttgaaggataagctgaccatgCACTCATCTATTATGCTTATAGATCACTTTAAGTAAGTGTGTGctgcaaaaatgacatcttagtgaaaatatcttgaatatagtcacatttatctAGTACTTCCtcttataagattacaataaaacaaatataagataattaaacatatttctagatatattttactaatttcaagcttgaaatcaTGTTGCTCTATATTCGCAGATAAtctttctaattttaagcatttatttctggaAAGAAGTAAAAGaatctgccaacagaataaaaaaGTGATGGCCTGAAATAATTACAAGCATCTAAAAACAAAcggaataatcttatattttaataaaatataatctcaTTATAAGAGAAAATAGAGGAATCTGCCCATatacaagatattttcacttccaAAGATATAATTTTGTGCAGTgtagttcataattttatccaaaaATTTGGTCCTtgagataagcaatgtctcagattaagatgctgtctcctctGATTTCCTCATTGtgaaaaatcaatcaatcaatctatagtgccatatgtatatattcacTATTGGCTTCAAATGGTATTCCATAGTTGTTTACATCAAATTGACAGAGAGTGCTGAGGGCTTAATGCTGCTCCGCATTTGAGTCTATATAATGCAAGAAAAATGAGTCCACGGTCAGAATCATGCCTAACTAGGACATGCCTCTGTTTTCAGCCCCATGTATGTAACTCTTATATAACCTCTCTGAATAGCGCTTAAGTCCATAGTTACGTCTGAGGCCTAAATACCAATGTGcacaattttggtattaaatcctTAACTCTGATTAAATGTTTGCTTCATGTTGTGGTGCTGTTTGTTTCTGCATGCTTtataaaagtgcagttgtgtgtCTTCACCAGCTGAATCCATTCAGTGCAGTGAGAAAAAAAGGTACTGTCACTGGAATACTGTCACTGGAGACTAGAGTCACTCTCTGACAGATTAAAACCTAGGCTATTTCAGTGTGTCAGAAAGTGACTCTGTGGCAACCAGCCATGTGACATGGACATCATATCCCACTGCCTGAGTATTCCTCTAATGTTTAAAATTTGATTATTGCTTTTTTGTGCTAATGACTTGAAGAAAAGGTGGGTATAAGCAACATCATAGCATATGGTGTTGCCCTATACCCtgcataaattaatttttaattaacaaatgcCTGCAAGAGACAAACTGCAAATGACACGAAGGACTTGCTGCTTGATAGTGAGAACACAATAACCCTGCACTCAGACCAGCAGCTATTTTCTGTCTTGCAACCCTCAAATGCTGACTGCTAGTTGGTTCGCCTATCTTTAGATAACTGCTGGTCACCATGGTTTCATGATGTTATCTACACAAACGAGCTATAGAACATTTCAACTGTCTGCACTCCTCATACAGTCTCTGTAGAAGCACAGTGAGTGTCACCAACTGGCTCAAGAGCTGAGAGTAGGGATGAATTTATggaaccaaaaaaacacaaataatgttTCACAGTGGGGGAAAACAATCTGTATCAGCATCTCTCAATTCCACTGACTTCTGGCCACTGTGTCGCGTCACCCCATTGCCAATGTGAGCATGGGGTAACCAGGGAATCCAGTATTTAagtaaaaatttatataattttaatgatcattttaaatacaataacaaAATCTGATTTCTTCTTCACTGTTCCACACTAGTCCCACTATGGCACTTCAGGTTAAAGACCAGAATTCTGACCACCTATTAAGAATGAACTGAACTTAATAGAGCTCCATCACTCTGACATACACTAAGGGCTGTATATAGCTGAGTTACATGCAGTTAGTGACCAAAATTGTGAACATTGTTATAACACAAATATTGGCCTTATTAATTTGACAACTCAAAATAGCGATTTAAAAGAGtaataaaatagcctacatcccgcacacacattacaatttcatgacccCGGTTTACTAAATTTTGTGATTAATTTGATAATTACTACTAGGTCTAGTCATGCAGCAGTATACTGGAAATATCCTAGATTCCTTTTAGATGTTCATTTCAAAGCTTTttatcttctcattcatataacattgtcttttttattatttaattttaaaattgtttctggcttttatgttacattgtaTTAAATTTGACAGAGGAACAAAAACaccatttccttcttcagtccatattttctatccctATACCATCTATTTTGGGGAGCAAGTGTACAACATTGTCTTATAAATACTGACATAAGTTTTGGACCCAAGTCACTGACTTAAATCATCAGCTCTGAATATAGCCCttacattcatattcagtatttCATGTAACAGGTAGTATAAGCAGAAATCTTGGCTAACCAAGTCTAATCTGGTCTAATCTGTGTTCAACTCTCATGTAGATTTGTGCTTGCATTCAGGTGAAGCCTAATCAGTGGAGCAGCTACGGATTAGGGTTAGGGGAGTTATTGTTAGGCCTTATATAGCCTTACTCCATAGGAAAAGCAGGGATTTAGAATGAGTGAACCTATCACACACACCAAAGCTGATTGAAATTATCATTTTGATCTGAAAACCATTAATGAACGGTATAGTGTTTTGGGTTGAACATACTGGAGTCATGTTTCGTGTTTTAGCTGTTTAATCTACAGTGTGTATAATCACTTATTTCAAATGACTACTCGTGCAATCATTCAAATCAATACATATACTTGTGTGCACTTCAAATGTGGCACTGCTCTAACAAGAAACATCATTGGTGTCCAGGCTGGAGGATGTGGTTGATATAGTAACTACCCAGAGTCAAATACCTGGTTCCTGCCTAACTGTGCTAGCTTAACCTTTACTGTAAGGGTATGAATTAAATCTTTAACCTGGCTGACATATTCATTGTCTGTTTAAATGCCATGAATCTTTATTGGTTAGGAGACAAGTCAGGCAGGTTAGTCAAAAGTCTCCCATTTTCTATGCAAGTCTtccattttcctttttgtttgtgttgttataACTGTGGATGATGTTGCCATGGTGAGAAGGTCACTGAAGGGGTCATTAGGTTTGTCTGCCAGGTGGGTGGGGGGTAGAGCCTGGGATAGACAGGATGGGGCTGGAGAATCAATCAGACTGAATAGAGAAGTGCTATTGCTGGAGGCTGGTGAGGCTCTGTCAACAGGCCATGCCCCATTCATTGTGGTTCCACCCATAGGGGAAGCCTGACTAAACATCAAGACAGGTGGGGTATGGAAATAGGCAGTAGTTTGTGGTGACAGGCAGGTAGTGCTAAAAGGATTGTCTGGAGGTACAGAGTTATAGTATTTTTGGAGGAAGTAGTGGGGGACCTGTGTGAACGGATTAAGTGAGTGCTGGCCTTGAAATGGAGTCAAAGCAGGCTGTGGGGGAAGTGATGGTTCAGAGGGCTCTTCTCCTTCACTTAGAGGGTCTAGTAGGCGAAGCAGGTCAGGCCCTGGATCTGTGCTAGGTGGTTGAGACTGTGTCAGAGGAGAGGTATTGAGTGCCTGGTGAATCACCTGCCTTTTTACACTTTCCGCTACCTCTTTTTCATCCTGTCTAAGGCCTTGCAGCAAAGTCACTGTTGGTGAAAGCACAGCTCCCGGTTCTGGTAGTTTTTTCTGTACTTGTGGGCGAGGAATTGTTATACTCCTTTCCTCATTCATCTCTAGACCAGGGGAAGCTCTATCCTTGCTGGGAGTGCAGGGCTCCAGTGGTAGCACAGACAATGGCGTATTAAAGGAGGATGAATCTTGGCTGGAAAAGGCTACAGTGTCTGGTAGCTTCTGGCTCCAAAATTTGTTGTAACTGGAGTGCTTCAGGCCCAGAAAAGTCTGAGTATTTTCATCACCACTGAGCTCCATGTgctacagacacacaaacacccaacacacaaatgtgtatgaacatttaaatataaacacacatttagaaATACATGTAGAAAGAAGAAGCATAGAAGCACATGTTAAGTGAACTGGATATTACAATGTAGAGGGCACCTGGTAGCTGAAGTTGCCATGCTGTTCAATTGGATTGCAGACTGAATTTAGCTCCTCTAGACTCTGTCCTGTGTCGAGCACAGTGTGTGCGCTGTTTATAGTATGTAAGGCATATGTAGGCTTCTTCTGCTGGTTGCTGAAGGAATCATCTAAAAGACTCAGCTCAGATAACTTAGTATGTATTGGCCCATGCATGGTTGTGTTACCCTGGAAACACACTGTCCTCACTTCCCCTTTCTTTTCCACAAGATCTGTGTCCTTCAGAGATTGATAAGATTGAGACcttacacacagacaaacaaatacacgtgcgcacacacacatacgcacacacacacacacacacacacacattataactacactattcactattcatgGCAATGACCATTCTTAGATATTTCTAGCTGTCCTACCTGGATGTTATATTATGCAGTCATTTGAAATTAGAGTGCTAGTTATTTTCCATTAAGGCTACAACAGTCCCCTGTAGAACTACAACATTCTCAGTTATAGAGTATACTCAAAGATGCACATTCAAATCTAGAATATATTTATCTTGGAGGACCTAATAGACTAAAGCCCAAATGATAAATAGTGCACCTCATGTTTGTTTTGTACCAGTCATTGTCTAGTGTTTTTTCAGGCTTCACAAACGGATTTTAGCGCAATGTATCACTAAGGTGAATGCTATAAATTACAGCAGGTTTACTACTGGTAGGCAGTAAGGGGCAGGCTCTGAGTGGTTCAAAGGCAGATAAAACAATAGACCATTCAAAGGGTGTGGAGAGAAGGAAGTGATCAGGAAAAGCAGAAATGAAGTCATCGTCCTGTGACAGCTCATCGCCAGAGGAGTcctcacacagaaacacagtgtAGTGACGTGTGGGGCGCATAAAGCTAGATTcattgagagaaagaaagagagagagagagagagagagagagacagacagtgtgcaggaacacatatatgcacacacaaaaatatgaaGCTAGGTATTAGCTGTGAATACATCGGAGTGAATCCAAGACACACCAagccaagaaaaaaacaaaagagaatgCGAGATAGATacatataatgaaaaaaaaattattgtgcATGATTAATTTTTGTACAAAACTCCATAcaatgatttctttcttttcatagctatttcacattaacttattcaacatttcaaataaaatctcaaaatattttctatataaaacacataaaggtgtaagtttaattttttttacataaatgtgaataacttaattttttttaacacagcagTCACCTGATTAaatcacatcatttttttaaagaacaatttCACAAAAAATGATGACATTCTAAGCAAACTGTATGACCACTCtgctatatttattactgaaagaCTCTGGAGCTACTAACAAGCATCAGTGTCTTCAATGTTCTGCACTGCGGGATGCAACATAAAGATATTCAATTTTACTCCATTCCAAAAGAATCTGATCACCAAAATTTTTTTAGCAGCAATCAACTGAGAAAATACCAATAAACAGGTTACCAACAAAACCCTCTGTTCTCTGTAATGAGCATTTTCTACTGGGTAGGTTGCCTGGCCAAGTTACACTGGCAATTATAATAACATTAGCCAGGTGGCTACAGCAACATATGCTAAACAAATTTTCCAAGCATTTGGGGTGACACAAATTGTTAGTAAATGAATATAactgtgatgtgattttttttatagcacaGGCTCtatggcttgtgtgtgtatggtgctgaataaataaacactaagGGCATATTCAGAGTAGGGAAATTTGTGAGTATTCAGAGTTTAGTTATGCAGACACTTAAGTTGATTTTATTGGCTctccattcagattatgcaaatgacCTGTGTGTTGTTACCGTCTCTGAGGCAACCAGACTGAAGTGTCCAAGATGGGGGTTTTCAATAGTGTCTACACCATTGCCTGTAAACCCCCCAAAATTtggacaatttaaaaaataaaatcaaaaataaaaatttttaaaaactaatatgATGTCATATGAATGAGAAGACAGAAAGCATCTTGCCTTAAACATCTagtaggagtctagtatattgccagtATATTGCTTTGTTGTAATCATCACAATCACTCATCAATCATCAAAATCTAATAATATGGCTTCCACTTTTATTATTTGGaaacttataaaatagcactttatCTAGCACATCttcttattttgcattttattttgttataattatttcttattcatgtGCACAACTTACTGAAACCACAAGAGGTCATAAAAATGTAACGTGCATAAATAATCATCATAAATTATTTGTGCCTTGAGATAAACAAtatctctgattaagatgctgtTTCCTCAGGTGTcctctgtgcaaaaaaaaagaaaaatatatgcattttaaagggatattattaatattataaattaactAATAGTGTCATATTATGTACACTGTATGGCAAAAGGTATGTGGACAACTTCACAACCAGATGTGGGCCTTTCCTaaagtgttgccacaaagttgggagcacaGAGTTGTCTAGACTGTCTTTGTACTTACATACTTTTAGcacatacttttatttttattgaggAGCAGTTCAAGGTCCGAGTCccacactgagacacaccttTTTAGGCCGACTCCGTTGGCCAAAAAGTCTAAGATTATTGAGCACAAAgataaaaaacaacaatgcTCAATAATCTTAGATTTTTTGGCCAAAGGAGTCAAGGGTGCCTGCAAGAGCAGGCAGGACAGGACAGATTTCCTTTGGGAGCAAGCATAAGTGGGATTAAAAACAACAATCCCATGCATACCCCCAGTGCAGAGAACAGTTCCTTAATGAACAAATAAGAATACACAAGGGTAGAACAATCAGAAAATTTACCAACTAAACCAATATACCAACTAAACTATCATAATGTTTCTAGAAAGTACATATATGAAATACACTTCACAACGTTAATATTAAGCAATACACACATTTTGGATTTAACTCTTACCAGATTTTCCAGATAGTCCTTTAGAGTAGACAGTTTATTAAATCTCTCCAACAAAAACTGCTAGGAAAACCCCATCCCTGCTGCTTCACAGCTGTGAAGCGCTGAACCAGATTGAATGTCATATTACAAGTATATGCTTTATAAATCTGACAAGAGTTTCATTAGATCATGCTCCTGTGGAGGGCCCCCACTAGTGGGTGGCATAGCCCCCCACAACCTGTGTCCTATTTGCCACTGGTTTAAAATACGATAGCCCTAGCTCAAAACTGATCAaacagtgtaagtgtgtgtcattgtcttACTGTTCATGACTGCCCTCAATTTCCAGGTTGCTGCGTGGTCTCTTTGCTGCTAGCGGCCAAGGATGGAAAGactacacacacccacccccacacacacagacacacaatagTAAGGGTACCTCAGAGATATCAGCACAAgataattttaatttcatacagAATTTGAAAAAAGATTATACATTCAGGCTGGCAAAGGAGCATCTGTCCCCCAGAGTGAGCCAGAGCTGCAGAATCTATGTGCCACACAGATACCTAAATAGGTGATTGCTTCCGTATACTTGTCTGAATATTTAAAAGGACTAAAGGACAACATTcaagcagaaataaaaaagactacTTTCAGGAGGAGAAATACAGGAGAATATAAGTTCATGTGCTCATGTATTGTTTAAAAGATCTCTCTAAATGAAAACATCATAGAGAAGTGTTGGTAAGGATTTGGGATATACCATATAATGGTATACAAAATTGTTTAGTCTATACCCTTGATGGCTAACCCGGTCCTTAGAGAGTGACCTTCCTGAAGAATTCAGTTCCAGCCCGAGTTCAACAGAGCTGATAAAGCTACTTCAGGCAGACAGATTATCTGGAACTGATGCGTTTTATTAAAGTTTGAACTTAATTTTGTAGGAAGGTGGATCTCCAGAAACAGAGTTGGTGATCATGGGTTTATACCCCAGAGAAACTACATATTAGAGTATGTGTAAAAACCTTCACTGGTTATGCCAATGAGTGACATACTAATGTCTGAATAcccaacacaacacactcaaATACTGATTGTCAACAGACAACAATGTGGCCCATGGAACAAAAGCCAAAGGAAAtccctaaaataaaataataataataataataataataataataataaaagtaggTCTTTACGTTTTAGAAATTTTGTCAACAGGATTTATTTGCAACaaagtgattttaaaaatccatCTCTCTAAAATCCAGGTCAAATCCACTTACTGAAGATCTGCTCCACTTGCACTTCATTGTTTATCCACACAATTATTACAAAATTCAAGTCTGACACCTAAGATTTCGAATCTGCAGAAGGTATGGAAAAAGATAGCTGTATACTTCATTTTAATCCTGTTTGAACCTGACTTCTAGCCTATGGTTAAATTCAAAACTGTGTATCAGTAAATCActgagatttaaataaaaaattttctGTTGCTTTATGATTGAATGCAGGACTTAAAATTGCTACCCGAAGGATGTTGCTGTGAAGATACTGTGTAAGGTTAGGTGTAGAGGTAGAAAGATATAGTATAGCTCAAAACTAAAGCTATCTCTTAGGTTtctgtgtctgccttttatcTGTGCATCCTgtaaaattccaggagatcagcagttgaAATACTCATACAGTGTATTATATGAGTATTATATACACTGCGTTCCACATTATTATGcaaattgtgtttaaaggtcataaaggtcatttttttgtctgtcagtTTAAACACATGGATGGGAATGTGTGTCAGGGCTCTTCCAATCACTCCAATCAATCTCAGACACCTGTGCCAATTAGTTTGCAGGTGAGTCCAATTAAAGGGAAAACTACTTAAGAatggatgttccacattatTAAGCAGaccaccattttccagcaatatGGGGAAGAAGAAGGATCTCTCTGCTGCCGAAAAGCAAGAAATAGTTCAATGCCTAGGAGAAGGTAGAACtttagatatttagatatttcaAAACAACTTCACCGTGATCAGCGTACAATAAAGAGATTTGTAGCCGATTCAGAACACACACGGGTTCGAGCAGATAAAGGCACAATGAGGAAGATTTCTGCCAGACAAATGCGTCAGGTTAAGAGAGCAGCTGCTAAAATGCCACTGCAAAGCAGCAAACAGGTATTCGAAGCTGCTGGTGTCTCTGGAGTGCCAAGAACATCAAGGTGTAGGATCCTCAAGAGGGTTGCAGTTATGCATAAACCTGTCATTCAGCCACCCTTAACCAAAGCTCAGAAGCAGAAACGCCTGCAGTGGGCCTACACGTACATGAAGACTAATTTCCAAACAGTGTTGTTCACTGATGAGTGCCATGCAACCCTGGATGGTCCAGATGGATGGAGTCGTGGATGGTTGGTGAACGGCCACCATGTCCCGACAAGGCTGTGACGTCAGCAAGGAGGTGGTGGCGTCATGTTTTGGGCTGGAATCATGGGGAGAGAGCTGGTTGGCCCCTTCGAGGTCCCTGAAGGTGTAAAAATGACCTCTGTGAAATATGTGGAGTTTCTGACTGACCACTTTCTTCCGTGGTACAAAAAAAGAACCGTGACTTTTGTAGCAAGATCATCTTTATGCATGACAATGCACCAACAAGAAAACCTCATGGTGTGGCCCCCATCCTCCCCTGATCTCAACCCTATTGAGAACCTTTAGAGCATCATGAAGCAAAAGATCTATGAGGGTGGGAGGCAATTCACATCAAAACAGCATCTCTGGGAGGCTATTCTGACATCCTGCAAAGAAATTCCAGCAGAAACCATCCAAACACTGACAACTTCCATGGATGCAAGAATTGTGAAGCTCCTATCCAATAAGGGGTCCTATGTCAAAATGTAATTTGGCCTGTTAAGATATTTTTGATTGAAAGAGCTTTTGATTTCAGCAAATATAACCTGCAAATGCTTGCAGTTTAACTAATGACCATTTTCAGTTGtttacaacaataaaatgttttgaaactCTATTGTGCGTAATAATGTGGAACAGTGCATTTtaagattttgattttttttttaaaaaaccgtTATGATTTGGAGGTTCGTTCGAAAACAGTCGAGTTATACTCTAATGCTTGATGACTTGAAAATTATGAGAACtatcatttttatagattatttaggaaaaagagagaaaaattacatttgcataataatgtggaacacagtgtatatatatatatatatatatatatatatatatatatatatatatatatatatatatatatatataatatactctATAAGtatttcatacatacatacacattcatacatacatacatatatatatatatatatatatatatatatatatatagagcttcaattaatgtccacatcaaacatcagaatggggaaaaagtgtgatctctgtgactttaaccatggcatggttgttggtgctagat includes:
- the dennd1a gene encoding DENN domain-containing protein 1A isoform X7, which gives rise to MCPWCGSHVVSHVLAACLHPSATTASTRLLLCSYAIPHRSPLQPDGGPACLIKMLCSFSVSPVPLSAHVIHFLLLGKVRVMALDDVVILNVDTNTLETPFDDLQNLPNDVVSALKNRLKKGSTTMGDGAARAFLKSQAALFGSYRSALRIEPDEPITFNEDAFMTHRSNTMRQFLQNATQLQLFKQFIDGRLELLNSGEGFNDVFEEEINMGEYAGSDKVYHQWLLTFKKGGGAIFNTVKTKANPAMKTVYKFAKDHAKMGIKEVRSRLKQKEMTENSHSSSRDDSTSTHSVSTQRKDAHTWEQRRPITVHFGQSFHPWPLAAKRPRSNLEIEGSHEHFMRPTRHYTVFLCEDSSGDELSQDDDFISAFPDHFLLSTPFEWSQSYQSLKDTDLVEKKGEVRTVCFQGNTTMHGPIHTKLSELSLLDDSFSNQQKKPTYALHTINSAHTVLDTGQSLEELNSVCNPIEQHGNFSYQHMELSGDENTQTFLGLKHSSYNKFWSQKLPDTVAFSSQDSSSFNTPLSVLPLEPCTPSKDRASPGLEMNEERSITIPRPQVQKKLPEPGAVLSPTVTLLQGLRQDEKEVAESVKRQVIHQALNTSPLTQSQPPSTDPGPDLLRLLDPLSEGEEPSEPSLPPQPALTPFQGQHSLNPFTQVPHYFLQKYYNSVPPDNPFSTTCLSPQTTAYFHTPPVLMFSQASPMGGTTMNGAWPVDRASPASSNSTSLFSLIDSPAPSCLSQALPPTHLADKPNDPFSDLLTMATSSTVITTQTKRKMEDLHRKWETFD
- the dennd1a gene encoding DENN domain-containing protein 1A isoform X4 gives rise to the protein MCWLFPEDYTDQETLQTVPKFCFPFSMDSLAVRQDGQNFTFVLTDVESKQRFGFCQLSDGAHSGCCFLSYLPWFEVFYKLLNMLVNYTNKGQESLKKELLESLHALPIPDPGMSIYLNMQACFTVPDLRELPSIPENRNLTEYFVAVDVNNMLHLYASMLYERRVLISSSNLSTLTACVHGAAATLYPMYWQHVYIPVLPQHLLDYCCAPMPYLIGVHSSLMEKVRVMALDDVVILNVDTNTLETPFDDLQNLPNDVVSALKNRLKKGSTTMGDGAARAFLKSQAALFGSYRSALRIEPDEPITFNEDAFMTHRSNTMRQFLQNATQLQLFKQFIDGRLELLNSGEGFNDVFEEEINMGEYAGSDKVYHQWLLTFKKGGGAIFNTVKTKANPAMKTVYKFAKDHAKMGIKEVRSRLKQKEMTENSHSSSRDDSTSTHSVSTQRKDAHTWEQRRPITVHFGQSFHPWPLAAKRPRSNLEIEGSHEHFMRPTRHYTVFLCEDSSGDELSQDDDFISAFPDHFLLSTPFEWSQSYQSLKDTDLVEKKGEVRTVCFQGNTTMHGPIHTKLSELSLLDDSFSNQQKKPTYALHTINSAHTVLDTGQSLEELNSVCNPIEQHGNFSYQHMELSGDENTQTFLGLKHSSYNKFWSQKLPDTVAFSSQDSSSFNTPLSVLPLEPCTPSKDRASPGLEMNEERSITIPRPQVQKKLPEPGAVLSPTVTLLQGLRQDEKEVAESVKRQVIHQALNTSPLTQSQPPSTDPGPDLLRLLDPLSEGEEPSEPSLPPQPALTPFQGQHSLNPFTQVPHYFLQKYYNSVPPDNPFSTTCLSPQTTAYFHTPPVLMFSQASPMGGTTMNGAWPVDRASPASSNSTSLFSLIDSPAPSCLSQALPPTHLADKPNDPFSDLLTMATSSTVITTQTKRKMEDLHRKWETFD
- the dennd1a gene encoding DENN domain-containing protein 1A isoform X3 yields the protein MEVKYSETKGPEMCWLFPEDYTDQETLQTVPKFCFPFSMDSLAVRQDGQNFTFVLTDVESKQRFGFCQLSDGAHSGCCFLSYLPWFEVFYKLLNMLVNYTNKGQESLKKELLESLHALPIPDPGMSIYLNMQACFTVPDLRELPSIPENRNLTEYFVAVDVNNMLHLYASMLYERRVLISSSNLSTLTACVHGAAATLYPMYWQHVYIPVLPQHLLDYCCAPMPYLIGVHSSLMEKVRVMALDDVVILNVDTNTLETPFDDLQNLPNDVVSALKNRLKKGSTTMGDGAARAFLKSQAALFGSYRSALRIEPDEPITFNEDAFMTHRSNTMRQFLQNATQLQLFKQFIDGRLELLNSGEGFNDVFEEEINMGEYAGSDKVYHQWLLTFKKGGGAIFNTVKTKANPAMKTVYKFAKDHAKMGIKEVRSRLKQKEMTENSHSSSRDDSTSTHSVSTQRKDAHTWEQRRPITVHFGQSFHPWPLAAKRPRSNLEIEGSHEHFMRPTRHYTVFLCEDSSGDELSQDDDFISAFPDHFLLSTPFEWSQSYQSLKDTDLVEKKGEVRTVCFQGNTTMHGPIHTKLSELSLLDDSFSNQQKKPTYALHTINSAHTVLDTGQSLEELNSVCNPIEQHGNFSYQHMELSGDENTQTFLGLKHSSYNKFWSQKLPDTVAFSSQDSSSFNTPLSVLPLEPCTPSKDRASPGLEMNEERSITIPRPQVQKKLPEPGAVLSPTVTLLQGLRQDEKEVAESVKRQVIHQALNTSPLTQSQPPSTDPGPDLLRLLDPLSEGEEPSEPSLPPQPALTPFQGQHSLNPFTQVPHYFLQKYYNSVPPDNPFSTTCLSPQTTAYFHTPPVLMFSQASPMGGTTMNGAWPVDRASPASSNSTSLFSLIDSPAPSCLSQALPPTHLADKPNDPFSDLLTMATSSTVITTQTKRKMEDLHRKWETFD
- the dennd1a gene encoding DENN domain-containing protein 1A isoform X6; this translates as MLHRYTEAEKEMRMGSRIKDKPKKIFDAYMEVKYSETKGPEMCWLFPEDYTDQETLQTVPKFCFPFSMDSLAVRQDGQNFTFVLTDVESKQRFGFCQLSDGAHSGCCFLSYLPWFEVFYKLLNMLVNYTNKGQESLKKELLESLHALPIPDPGMSIYLNMLTACVHGAAATLYPMYWQHVYIPVLPQHLLDYCCAPMPYLIGVHSSLMEKVRVMALDDVVILNVDTNTLETPFDDLQNLPNDVVSALKNRLKKGSTTMGDGAARAFLKSQAALFGSYRSALRIEPDEPITFNEDAFMTHRSNTMRQFLQNATQLQLFKQFIDGRLELLNSGEGFNDVFEEEINMGEYAGSDKVYHQWLLTFKKGGGAIFNTVKTKANPAMKTVYKFAKDHAKMGIKEVRSRLKQKEMTENSHSSSRDDSTSTHSVSTQRKDAHTWEQRRPITVHFGQSFHPWPLAAKRPRSNLEIEGSHEHFMRPTRHYTVFLCEDSSGDELSQDDDFISAFPDHFLLSTPFEWSQSYQSLKDTDLVEKKGEVRTVCFQGNTTMHGPIHTKLSELSLLDDSFSNQQKKPTYALHTINSAHTVLDTGQSLEELNSVCNPIEQHGNFSYQHMELSGDENTQTFLGLKHSSYNKFWSQKLPDTVAFSSQDSSSFNTPLSVLPLEPCTPSKDRASPGLEMNEERSITIPRPQVQKKLPEPGAVLSPTVTLLQGLRQDEKEVAESVKRQVIHQALNTSPLTQSQPPSTDPGPDLLRLLDPLSEGEEPSEPSLPPQPALTPFQGQHSLNPFTQVPHYFLQKYYNSVPPDNPFSTTCLSPQTTAYFHTPPVLMFSQASPMGGTTMNGAWPVDRASPASSNSTSLFSLIDSPAPSCLSQALPPTHLADKPNDPFSDLLTMATSSTVITTQTKRKMEDLHRKWETFD